The following coding sequences lie in one archaeon CG10_big_fil_rev_8_21_14_0_10_43_11 genomic window:
- the pyrG gene encoding CTP synthetase (CTP synthase; cytidine triphosphate synthetase; catalyzes the ATP-dependent amination of UTP to CTP with either L-glutamine or ammonia as the source of nitrogen; in Escherichia coli this enzyme forms a homotetramer) gives MFILWSRDRNINRLFFASYLVPRKYVIITGGVISGLGKGILSASIARLLKSRGFNVTAVKIDPYVNVDAGTLRPTEHGEVWVTDDGGEIDQDLGHYERFLNISLPKKNNLTTGQIYQQVIDNERLGKYLGKTVEIIPHITDEIKRRIRAVGDENTDFVIVEIGGTVGDYQNVPFLEAVRQMRFEDEEHVVFVHLVFVPVPSHLGEAKTKPAQHSTRELMGMGIHPDFVVCRTPSHLDQARRDKIALFCNVKPQHIISAPDVGTIYEVPLLLEAQQFSTKILNVLDTPPLKSNMHEWARVVNAIKSANKEIVIGMVGKYVNTGDFTLADSYVSVNEALHHAGAHHNVRVRINWIDASSIDREGVFDGVDGILVPGGFGSSGVEGKIKAIQYAREHEIPFLGLCFGLQLAVVEFARNVVGLDADSTETNTLTKHPVICVLPDQKNVLAQSRYGASMRLGAYPAVLAKDSRVSRMYGSGEVSHRHRHRYEVNPAYHKQLSEAGLVFSGRSPDGLLVEFIELPNHPFFVGTQAHPEFSSRFEAPEPLFSAFVAACAKELEQVERLPHNAK, from the coding sequence ATGTTCATACTATGGTCACGCGACCGTAACATTAATAGACTCTTTTTTGCTTCGTATCTTGTGCCAAGAAAGTATGTTATTATCACTGGCGGTGTCATTTCCGGTCTTGGAAAAGGCATTTTGTCTGCAAGCATTGCCCGTCTGCTCAAAAGCAGAGGGTTTAACGTTACGGCGGTTAAAATTGACCCCTACGTGAATGTGGATGCAGGAACCCTGCGGCCAACAGAGCATGGTGAAGTATGGGTGACTGATGATGGCGGTGAAATTGACCAAGACCTTGGCCATTACGAGCGATTCTTAAACATTTCCCTGCCAAAAAAGAATAATCTTACTACCGGTCAAATTTATCAGCAAGTTATTGATAACGAGCGTTTGGGAAAGTACTTGGGAAAAACTGTTGAAATCATTCCTCATATTACTGATGAGATAAAACGCCGCATTCGTGCAGTTGGCGATGAGAACACGGATTTCGTGATTGTAGAAATTGGCGGAACAGTTGGAGACTATCAAAACGTGCCCTTTCTTGAAGCAGTTAGGCAAATGCGTTTTGAAGATGAGGAACACGTAGTTTTTGTGCACTTAGTGTTTGTTCCCGTGCCAAGCCATCTTGGCGAAGCAAAAACAAAACCCGCCCAGCACAGCACGCGTGAGCTCATGGGCATGGGCATTCATCCTGATTTTGTGGTGTGTCGCACCCCTTCTCACTTGGATCAGGCGCGCCGGGACAAGATTGCGCTCTTTTGCAATGTAAAGCCACAGCATATTATTTCAGCTCCTGACGTTGGCACGATTTATGAAGTTCCGCTTCTCTTAGAAGCCCAGCAATTTTCAACAAAAATATTGAATGTGCTTGACACGCCGCCGCTCAAAAGCAACATGCACGAATGGGCGCGCGTGGTAAATGCAATCAAGAGCGCGAACAAGGAAATCGTGATTGGCATGGTTGGTAAGTACGTGAACACTGGTGATTTTACGCTTGCAGATTCATACGTATCAGTAAACGAAGCATTGCACCATGCAGGCGCGCACCACAATGTTCGCGTGCGCATCAACTGGATTGACGCGTCAAGCATTGATAGAGAGGGCGTGTTTGACGGTGTTGATGGTATTCTTGTTCCTGGCGGTTTTGGTTCAAGCGGGGTTGAAGGAAAAATTAAGGCAATACAGTACGCGCGCGAGCATGAGATTCCTTTTTTGGGTTTGTGTTTTGGCCTGCAACTTGCGGTTGTTGAATTTGCCCGAAACGTTGTTGGTCTTGATGCTGACTCAACAGAAACCAATACCCTCACAAAACACCCGGTGATTTGTGTGCTTCCCGACCAAAAAAACGTGCTTGCACAAAGCAGGTATGGGGCGAGCATGCGCCTTGGCGCGTATCCCGCGGTATTAGCAAAAGATTCTCGCGTTTCGCGCATGTACGGCTCAGGTGAGGTTTCGCATCGCCACCGCCACCGCTACGAAGTTAACCCCGCATACCACAAACAACTCAGTGAGGCAGGTCTTGTGTTTTCAGGCCGGTCACCTGATGGACTGCTTGTTGAATTTATTGAACTTCCTAATCATCCTTTCTTTGTTGGAACCCAGGCGCATCCTGAATTCTCGTCGCGCTTTGAAGCACCCGAGCCGTTGTTTAGCGCGTTTGTTGCAGCATGCGCAAAAGAGTTAGAACAGGTGGAGCGCTTGCCACACAACGCCAAGTGA
- the glmS gene encoding glutamine--fructose-6-phosphate transaminase (isomerizing): MRTHVRNGIGVTMCGIFGFVGKRDGVQTVINGLKALEYRGYDSCGIAVVSNPTVNVKKAAGRIDVVSKRLDFESLSGNTVISHTRWATHGGVTDENAHPHVSKEGRVAIVHNGIIDNYISLKNLLLAKGYVFKSETDSEIVTHLIEDYLHQGNSFEDAFFKTINHLKGSYAILAVSSDNPDTLLAVKRESPLVIGVGPDEYYIASDTLPFLKHTKNVYFMDEDEAAKITSQSVEFFDAKTRHPLKKSVSRVEWDAEQASKEGYPHFLIKEINEQPQTFRKALMQDKKKLQKVASLINAAPRVCIVAAGTSRYAAIVGRYAVSEISGKYCDVYMASEFQYFVDKIGKDALVIAVSQSGETADVLNPVRKAKKNGCNVVSLVNVVGSSLDTLSDVSLYLNCGPEVSVASTKAFTAQVTVMYMIAYTLAYTLDENIPHLEALADKIHQVIVDNEPKIKELAKRLSKSSDIYYLARAINFAVASEGALKMKEISYIHAEGMPAGELKHGTLALISKDVPVVCIAPHDYTYEETVNNVHEVKARGGFTIGITDYANGVFDVNLVIPKVDSLHYPLLANIPCQLLAYYTALACGRDIDKPRNLAKSVTVT; the protein is encoded by the coding sequence ATGCGCACGCACGTGCGTAACGGTATTGGTGTAACTATGTGTGGAATCTTTGGGTTTGTAGGAAAACGTGATGGCGTTCAAACCGTTATTAATGGGTTAAAAGCACTTGAGTATCGGGGTTACGATTCGTGCGGTATTGCTGTTGTTTCAAATCCGACAGTCAACGTGAAAAAAGCAGCAGGAAGAATTGACGTCGTTTCAAAACGCCTTGATTTTGAATCGCTTTCAGGAAACACAGTAATCTCTCATACGCGCTGGGCAACGCATGGTGGCGTAACTGATGAAAATGCGCACCCGCACGTGTCTAAAGAAGGACGCGTTGCTATTGTGCATAATGGTATTATTGATAACTACATTTCTCTTAAAAACCTGCTCCTTGCAAAAGGATACGTGTTCAAAAGCGAAACTGATTCTGAGATTGTTACTCATCTTATTGAGGATTACCTGCATCAGGGAAACTCATTTGAGGACGCGTTTTTTAAAACAATTAATCATCTCAAAGGTTCGTATGCTATTCTTGCCGTATCCTCAGACAATCCTGATACCCTGTTAGCAGTTAAGCGCGAGAGCCCTCTTGTTATTGGTGTTGGACCTGATGAGTATTATATTGCGTCTGATACACTGCCTTTTTTGAAGCATACGAAAAACGTGTATTTTATGGATGAAGATGAGGCTGCAAAAATCACTTCGCAGTCAGTGGAATTTTTTGATGCAAAAACAAGACATCCGCTCAAAAAATCAGTGTCTCGAGTTGAGTGGGATGCAGAACAGGCAAGCAAAGAAGGATATCCTCATTTTTTGATTAAAGAGATTAATGAACAACCCCAAACGTTTCGTAAAGCCTTGATGCAGGATAAAAAGAAACTGCAGAAAGTTGCAAGCCTCATTAATGCCGCTCCTCGCGTCTGCATTGTTGCTGCGGGAACGTCACGCTATGCGGCAATTGTTGGTCGCTATGCTGTTTCTGAAATTTCAGGAAAATATTGTGATGTATACATGGCCTCAGAATTCCAATACTTTGTTGACAAAATCGGCAAAGACGCGCTTGTTATTGCCGTATCCCAAAGCGGAGAGACTGCTGACGTGTTAAACCCGGTTCGCAAAGCAAAAAAGAACGGGTGTAACGTGGTGAGTCTTGTTAACGTGGTGGGTTCATCTCTTGATACGTTAAGCGATGTGTCACTCTACCTTAATTGTGGTCCTGAAGTGAGTGTTGCCTCAACAAAAGCGTTTACTGCACAGGTAACGGTGATGTACATGATTGCCTACACGCTTGCGTATACACTGGATGAGAACATTCCGCACCTTGAAGCACTTGCAGATAAAATTCATCAAGTTATTGTAGATAACGAGCCAAAAATCAAAGAACTTGCAAAACGCTTGAGCAAATCATCTGATATTTATTATCTTGCCCGCGCAATCAATTTTGCGGTTGCAAGCGAGGGCGCGCTTAAAATGAAAGAAATTAGCTATATTCACGCTGAAGGCATGCCCGCAGGAGAGCTTAAGCATGGCACGCTTGCGCTCATTTCAAAAGACGTGCCGGTAGTGTGCATTGCCCCTCATGACTACACCTATGAAGAAACAGTAAACAACGTGCATGAAGTCAAGGCGCGCGGAGGCTTTACTATTGGCATTACTGATTATGCAAATGGTGTGTTTGACGTGAACCTGGTTATTCCAAAAGTTGATTCGCTTCACTACCCTCTTCTTGCAAACATTCCCTGCCAGCTTCTTGCCTACTACACGGCGCTTGCGTGCGGCAGAGACATTGACAAACCACGAAATTTAGCAAAGAGCGTTACCGTAACATAG
- a CDS encoding mRNA surveillance protein pelota → MRIIRADYKKDTVRLAVETNDDVYFLQRVLETGDLITGSTTRKVKKGAKEEAVRKHVTLTLRIEKIEFKDEPLALRVNGKIVQSSDEDVALGSYHSLELGEASIVTVLKKFSAVDKKLLEKAAAKTKHKLILLAVLDYGEAHFGMLTRNKIKPVGSFEKSMGRKDLKDAEKNRELFLREFLEKIRVHLENSKAEIAIIGAVGFVSDALKNLISKDLKPRVRFAKVSTNTTRGLHELIARGEVAQVIKDDEISKESTLVMIFFEKIQKNSKKVSYGLEAVHEKAKKGGVETLLVSDARVRDARVQELIERVEEGAGSIELISAQHERGEEFLRFGGIGALTRF, encoded by the coding sequence ATGAGAATTATTCGCGCTGACTACAAAAAAGACACGGTCCGTCTTGCTGTTGAAACAAATGATGATGTATACTTTCTCCAACGCGTGCTTGAAACAGGCGACCTCATCACCGGCTCGACCACGCGCAAAGTCAAAAAAGGTGCAAAAGAAGAAGCAGTGCGAAAACACGTAACCCTCACGTTGCGTATTGAAAAAATTGAGTTCAAAGATGAACCGCTCGCGCTTCGCGTGAACGGAAAAATTGTGCAAAGCAGCGATGAAGACGTTGCCCTTGGCAGTTATCACTCGCTTGAACTTGGCGAAGCAAGTATAGTAACTGTTTTAAAAAAATTCTCAGCAGTTGATAAGAAATTGCTTGAAAAAGCCGCAGCAAAAACAAAACACAAACTAATTTTGCTTGCCGTGCTTGACTATGGCGAAGCCCACTTTGGCATGCTCACACGAAACAAGATAAAACCAGTAGGAAGTTTTGAAAAAAGCATGGGTCGAAAAGACCTTAAAGACGCTGAAAAAAACAGAGAGCTCTTTCTTAGAGAATTTCTTGAAAAAATACGCGTGCACCTTGAGAATTCAAAAGCAGAGATTGCCATTATCGGCGCGGTCGGATTTGTTTCTGATGCGCTCAAAAATCTCATATCAAAAGATTTGAAACCGCGCGTTCGCTTTGCAAAAGTCTCAACAAACACAACGCGCGGACTCCACGAGCTTATTGCACGCGGAGAAGTTGCACAGGTTATCAAAGATGATGAGATAAGTAAAGAAAGCACGCTTGTCATGATATTTTTTGAAAAGATTCAGAAAAACTCAAAAAAAGTATCATATGGTCTTGAAGCAGTGCATGAAAAAGCAAAAAAAGGAGGGGTGGAGACCCTGCTGGTAAGTGACGCGCGCGTTCGTGACGCGCGTGTGCAAGAACTTATTGAACGCGTAGAAGAGGGCGCGGGCAGCATTGAACTTATCAGCGCACAACACGAGCGTGGCGAAGAGTTTTTGCGCTTTGGCGGAATTGGAGCGCTCACACGATTCTAA